Proteins encoded in a region of the Gulosibacter sediminis genome:
- a CDS encoding sigma-70 family RNA polymerase sigma factor: MNSSDDAPRRASDSTSLATLFEEQAIPLLDQLYGHAMRMTRNPADAQDLVQETFTKAFQSFASFKQGTNLRAWLYRIQTNLYINNYRKQQRTPYQNPLEELEDWQLGGAESYTSTTTSRSAEAEAVDNLPSDAVKDALAEIPEEFRVAVLLADVQGFSYKEIAEIMDTPTGTVMSRLHRGRKLLRDRLRDYAGEYGIGREQES, encoded by the coding sequence ATGAATTCCAGTGATGATGCACCGCGGCGAGCCAGCGACTCGACGAGCCTCGCAACGCTCTTTGAGGAACAGGCGATTCCGCTCCTCGACCAGCTGTACGGACACGCGATGCGGATGACGCGGAACCCGGCCGATGCCCAAGACCTCGTGCAAGAGACCTTCACGAAGGCGTTCCAGTCGTTCGCGTCGTTCAAGCAGGGCACCAACCTGCGGGCGTGGCTGTACCGCATCCAGACGAACCTCTACATCAACAACTACCGCAAGCAGCAGCGCACGCCGTACCAAAACCCGCTCGAAGAGCTTGAGGACTGGCAGCTCGGCGGGGCCGAGTCGTACACCTCGACGACCACCTCGCGCTCGGCGGAGGCGGAAGCGGTCGACAATCTGCCCTCCGACGCCGTGAAGGATGCGCTGGCCGAGATCCCCGAAGAGTTTCGGGTCGCGGTGCTCCTGGCCGATGTGCAGGGCTTCTCCTATAAGGAAATCGCCGAAATTATGGACACCCCCACCGGCACGGTGATGAGCCGATTGCACCGCGGGCGCAAGCTGCTGCGGGATCGGCTCCGGGACTACGCCGGGGAATACGGAATTGGAAGGGAGCAGGAATCATGA
- the rsrA gene encoding mycothiol system anti-sigma-R factor yields MTDCGCDKARQELEEYLRQEMCTTDREAIKEHLATCEDCSGEAHVNQVITQVVRRSCNEEVAPEELRARVLSSLRGGATA; encoded by the coding sequence ATGACCGACTGTGGCTGCGATAAAGCACGCCAGGAACTCGAAGAGTACCTGCGTCAGGAAATGTGCACCACGGATCGTGAGGCCATCAAGGAGCACCTCGCGACGTGCGAGGACTGCTCTGGTGAGGCTCACGTCAACCAGGTGATCACGCAGGTCGTGCGGCGTTCGTGCAACGAGGAGGTCGCGCCGGAGGAGCTGCGCGCCCGCGTCCTCAGCTCGCTGCGCGGTGGCGCAACCGCATAG
- a CDS encoding multifunctional oxoglutarate decarboxylase/oxoglutarate dehydrogenase thiamine pyrophosphate-binding subunit/dihydrolipoyllysine-residue succinyltransferase subunit gives MYAKFKEDRSSVDEAWWPTLERYAASQSASAPVSASKPTAPAQPAAPAAAPTQPAASKQSRTTARPATEAPIPAEAPAKAEKKDAAPAAERQAETTALKGMAKAIAKNMDDSLSIPTATSYREIPAKLMIDNRIVINNHLRRTRGGKISFTHLLGYALVRALDKFPSQNVYYDIVDGKPSVVQPAHVNLGIAIDVQNKDGSRGLVVPSIKAAEEMNFREFLEAYEELIKKGRTGKLTAADHAGATISLTNPGGIGTVQSAPRLTRGQGAIIGAGALDYPAAFQGMAQETIDNLAISKRLTVSSTYDHRVIQGAGSGEFLKIVSELLTGNDNFYEDIFAALRIPYKPITWSKDVHVDVASAVNKTARVQQVINMFRVRGHMMADIDPLTYVQRTHADLEIESHGLTFWDLERHFVTAGFGTKRTMKLRDILGILRDTYCRTIGIEYMHIQDPEQRTWFQEELEHPYVAPTHDEQLRILTKLNQAEAFETFLQTKYVGQKRFSLEGSESVIALIDQIGQDAVDDGIEQIVMGMAHRGRLNMLTNIAGKTYNQMFREFEGAKAGRVTGSGDVKYHLGIEGTYTSPKGGEIPIYLAANPSHLEAVDGVLEGIVRAKQDRNDAQTYNVLPVLVHGDAAMSGQGIVYETMQMSQLRGYRTGGTIHVIINNQVGFTTSPQDGRSSMYSSDVAKSIQAPVFHVNGDDPEAVAHVASLAFRYRQRFNRDVVIDLISYRRRGHNEGDDPSMTQPLMYDLIENKRSVRKLYAANLVGRGDLSEEEYEKAQSDFHSELERAFAETHEAHTASISAQELSTVGANEEQSPSEPESTAVANDVVTTIGEAFSTPPEGFTVHPKLQRVLDKRAKMSQEGDIDWAYGELLALGSLVMEGTSVRLSGQDSRRGTFTQRHALLHDRKTDQNWIPLQNLSETQAKFTVYDSLLSEYAALGFEYGYSVERPDALVLWEAQFGDFVNGAQVVIDEFISSSEQKWAQRSSVVLLLPHGYEGQGPDHSSARIERFLQLAAQDNMTVSQPSTPANYFHLLRRQAYARPRKPLIVFTPKSMLRLRGATSPVEAFTTGKFQPVLDDTRVADKAAVKRVVIHSGKLHYDLQQQLEKSGDQSVALVRLEQYFPLPVEELKQALAQYPNAELVWAQEEPENQGAWGFLLAALAPKLDRPLTAVTRPEASAPSVGTMKAHQEQQQTLINGALGH, from the coding sequence ATGTACGCGAAATTCAAAGAGGATCGGAGCAGTGTCGACGAGGCCTGGTGGCCGACGCTCGAGCGCTACGCCGCATCCCAGTCAGCCTCGGCACCCGTGAGCGCGTCAAAGCCGACCGCGCCCGCCCAGCCGGCAGCCCCCGCCGCGGCACCGACGCAGCCCGCCGCGAGCAAGCAGAGCCGCACGACGGCTCGCCCGGCGACCGAAGCGCCGATCCCCGCCGAGGCCCCCGCCAAGGCAGAGAAGAAGGATGCGGCGCCCGCCGCCGAGCGCCAGGCGGAGACCACGGCACTCAAGGGCATGGCGAAGGCCATCGCCAAGAACATGGACGACTCGCTGTCGATCCCGACCGCGACGAGCTACCGCGAGATTCCCGCGAAGCTCATGATCGACAACCGCATCGTCATCAACAACCACCTGCGTCGCACGCGCGGTGGCAAGATCTCGTTCACGCACCTGCTCGGCTACGCGCTCGTGCGTGCGCTCGACAAGTTCCCGAGCCAGAACGTTTACTACGACATCGTCGACGGCAAGCCCTCGGTGGTCCAGCCAGCGCACGTCAACCTCGGTATCGCCATCGATGTGCAGAACAAGGACGGCTCGCGCGGCCTCGTCGTGCCGAGCATCAAGGCCGCCGAGGAGATGAACTTCCGCGAGTTCCTCGAGGCGTACGAGGAACTCATCAAGAAGGGCCGCACCGGCAAGCTGACGGCAGCCGACCACGCGGGCGCAACGATCTCGCTCACGAACCCGGGCGGCATCGGCACCGTGCAGTCGGCCCCGCGCCTCACGCGCGGCCAGGGCGCCATCATCGGCGCCGGTGCCCTCGACTACCCCGCCGCGTTCCAGGGCATGGCGCAGGAGACGATCGACAACCTCGCGATCTCGAAGCGCCTCACGGTGTCGTCGACCTACGACCACCGCGTCATCCAGGGCGCCGGCTCGGGCGAGTTCCTCAAGATCGTGTCGGAGCTGCTCACCGGCAACGACAACTTCTACGAAGACATCTTCGCCGCCCTGCGCATCCCCTACAAGCCCATCACCTGGTCGAAGGACGTCCACGTCGACGTCGCATCGGCCGTGAACAAGACAGCCCGCGTGCAGCAGGTCATCAACATGTTCAGGGTGCGCGGCCACATGATGGCCGACATCGACCCGCTGACCTACGTGCAGCGCACGCACGCCGACCTCGAGATCGAGTCGCACGGCCTCACGTTCTGGGACCTCGAGCGTCACTTCGTCACGGCGGGGTTCGGCACGAAGCGCACCATGAAGCTGCGCGACATCCTCGGCATTCTGCGCGACACGTACTGCCGCACCATCGGCATCGAGTACATGCACATCCAGGACCCCGAGCAGCGCACCTGGTTCCAGGAGGAGCTCGAGCACCCGTACGTCGCGCCGACGCACGACGAGCAGCTGCGCATCCTCACGAAGCTCAACCAGGCCGAGGCGTTCGAGACCTTCCTGCAGACCAAGTACGTCGGCCAGAAGCGCTTCTCGCTCGAGGGTTCGGAGTCGGTCATCGCGCTGATCGACCAGATCGGTCAGGATGCGGTCGACGACGGCATCGAGCAGATCGTCATGGGCATGGCCCACCGCGGTCGCCTCAACATGCTCACGAACATCGCGGGCAAGACCTACAACCAGATGTTCCGCGAGTTCGAGGGCGCCAAGGCCGGTCGCGTGACCGGCTCGGGTGACGTCAAGTACCACCTCGGCATCGAAGGCACCTACACCTCGCCCAAGGGCGGCGAGATTCCGATCTACCTCGCCGCGAACCCGTCGCACCTCGAAGCCGTCGACGGCGTGCTCGAGGGTATCGTCCGCGCGAAGCAAGACCGCAACGACGCCCAGACCTACAATGTCCTCCCCGTGCTCGTGCACGGCGACGCGGCCATGTCGGGTCAGGGCATCGTCTACGAGACCATGCAGATGTCGCAGCTGCGCGGCTACCGCACCGGCGGCACGATCCACGTGATCATCAACAACCAGGTTGGGTTCACCACGTCACCGCAGGACGGCCGCTCGTCGATGTACTCGTCGGACGTGGCGAAGTCGATTCAGGCGCCGGTGTTCCACGTGAACGGCGACGACCCCGAGGCCGTGGCTCACGTCGCGTCGCTCGCGTTCCGCTACCGTCAGCGCTTCAACCGCGACGTCGTCATCGACCTCATCTCGTACCGCCGTCGCGGTCACAACGAGGGTGACGACCCGTCGATGACGCAGCCGCTCATGTACGACCTCATCGAGAACAAGCGCTCGGTGCGGAAGCTCTACGCGGCGAACCTTGTCGGTCGCGGTGATCTCTCTGAGGAGGAATACGAGAAGGCACAGTCGGACTTCCACTCCGAGCTCGAGCGTGCCTTTGCCGAGACGCACGAGGCGCACACCGCCTCGATCTCGGCGCAGGAGCTCTCGACGGTCGGTGCGAACGAGGAGCAGAGCCCCTCGGAGCCCGAGTCGACCGCTGTCGCGAACGACGTCGTGACCACCATCGGCGAGGCGTTCAGCACGCCGCCCGAAGGCTTCACGGTGCACCCGAAGCTGCAGCGCGTGCTCGACAAGCGCGCGAAGATGTCGCAGGAAGGCGACATCGACTGGGCCTACGGCGAGCTGCTCGCCCTCGGCTCGCTGGTCATGGAGGGCACCTCGGTGCGCCTCTCGGGCCAGGACTCGCGCCGCGGCACGTTCACGCAGCGTCACGCCCTGCTGCACGATCGCAAGACCGATCAGAACTGGATTCCGCTCCAGAACCTCTCCGAGACCCAGGCGAAGTTCACGGTGTACGACTCGCTTCTGTCGGAGTACGCCGCGCTCGGCTTCGAGTATGGCTACTCGGTCGAGCGCCCCGACGCGCTCGTGCTCTGGGAGGCCCAGTTCGGTGACTTCGTGAACGGCGCCCAGGTCGTGATCGACGAGTTCATCTCGTCGAGCGAGCAGAAGTGGGCGCAGCGCTCGAGCGTTGTGCTGCTGCTCCCCCACGGCTACGAGGGCCAGGGTCCCGACCACTCCTCGGCCCGCATCGAACGCTTCCTGCAGCTTGCCGCGCAGGACAACATGACGGTCTCGCAGCCGTCGACGCCGGCGAACTACTTCCACCTGCTGCGCCGCCAGGCGTACGCCCGCCCGCGCAAGCCGCTCATCGTCTTCACACCGAAGTCGATGCTGCGCCTACGCGGCGCGACCTCGCCGGTCGAGGCGTTCACCACGGGCAAGTTCCAGCCCGTGCTCGACGACACCCGTGTCGCCGACAAGGCCGCCGTGAAGCGCGTCGTGATCCACTCGGGCAAGCTCCACTACGACCTCCAGCAGCAGCTCGAGAAGTCCGGCGACCAGTCGGTCGCGCTCGTGCGCCTCGAGCAGTACTTCCCGCTACCCGTCGAGGAACTCAAGCAGGCGCTCGCGCAGTACCCGAACGCCGAGCTGGTCTGGGCACAGGAGGAGCCAGAGAACCAGGGTGCGTGGGGCTTCCTGCTTGCGGCCCTCGCACCGAAGCTCGACCGGCCGCTCACCGCCGTGACGCGACCCGAGGCATCCGCCCCGTCTGTCGGCACCATGAAGGCGCACCAGGAGCAGCAGCAGACGCTCATCAACGGCGCCCTCGGCCACTAA
- a CDS encoding GuaB1 family IMP dehydrogenase-related protein, with translation MQFYGQVPQHDLTYSDVFLVPSRSDVGSRLNVDLSTPDETGMRIPLVASNMNAVSGERMAAALARRGGLAVLPQDLDDEAVLEQLAWVKGQDPLVTSPFRFSGDTTVAEVLTYVPAVAGQAIAVERGAEISMILQANDLERIPADATLDDLAHLAAPELSVSQDARSAFNELEELPGKFAAVRRDGELIGSLSQADALRSSIYPAALDAQGRLRVAAAVGINGDVVGRARRLVEAGADVLVLDTAHGHQETMLRAIEGVRGAELGVPIVAGNVVSAAGTRDLVNAGANIIKVGVGPGAMCTTRMMTAVGRPQFSAVLESADEAAKYGATVWADGGVRYPRDVALALAAGAGAVMVGSWFAGTVEAPGTVLTDAQGRLYKESFGMASSRAVAGRFSKLDPYERARKLLFAEGISNSTILIDPERPSIDDLVDMITTGLRSSFTYAGASSIREFHERAKVGLQSAAGYEEGKALPVSW, from the coding sequence ATGCAGTTCTACGGCCAAGTGCCCCAGCATGACCTCACCTATTCCGACGTCTTCCTCGTGCCCTCGCGCTCGGACGTCGGTTCGCGACTCAACGTCGACCTTTCGACGCCCGATGAAACCGGCATGCGCATCCCGCTCGTCGCCAGCAACATGAACGCGGTGTCGGGCGAACGCATGGCCGCAGCGCTCGCTCGCCGCGGCGGCCTTGCCGTGCTGCCGCAAGACCTTGATGACGAGGCGGTGCTCGAACAGCTCGCCTGGGTAAAGGGGCAGGACCCCCTCGTCACGAGCCCGTTCCGCTTTAGCGGGGACACGACTGTGGCCGAGGTGCTTACGTACGTTCCCGCGGTTGCCGGTCAGGCGATCGCCGTTGAACGCGGTGCCGAGATCAGCATGATCCTGCAAGCGAACGACCTCGAGCGCATCCCCGCCGATGCCACCCTCGACGACCTCGCGCACCTTGCAGCTCCCGAACTATCGGTATCGCAGGATGCCCGATCTGCATTCAATGAGCTTGAAGAACTTCCGGGCAAATTTGCCGCGGTGCGCCGCGACGGCGAGCTCATCGGCTCGCTCTCGCAGGCCGACGCGCTGCGCTCGAGCATCTACCCGGCCGCGCTGGATGCGCAGGGTCGCCTTCGCGTCGCCGCGGCGGTCGGCATCAACGGCGACGTCGTGGGTCGCGCCCGCCGCCTCGTCGAGGCCGGCGCCGATGTGCTCGTGCTCGACACCGCGCACGGTCACCAGGAGACGATGCTCCGCGCGATCGAGGGCGTGCGTGGCGCTGAACTCGGTGTGCCGATTGTGGCGGGCAACGTCGTGTCTGCGGCCGGTACCCGCGATCTCGTGAACGCTGGTGCGAACATCATCAAGGTTGGCGTCGGCCCCGGCGCGATGTGTACGACGCGCATGATGACGGCCGTCGGCCGGCCGCAGTTCTCCGCGGTGCTGGAGAGCGCTGATGAAGCGGCGAAGTACGGCGCGACCGTGTGGGCCGACGGCGGGGTGCGCTACCCCCGCGACGTGGCGCTTGCCCTCGCGGCGGGTGCTGGCGCGGTCATGGTTGGTTCGTGGTTCGCGGGCACCGTCGAGGCGCCCGGCACCGTGCTCACCGATGCTCAGGGGCGGCTCTACAAGGAGTCGTTCGGCATGGCCTCGTCGCGCGCCGTTGCGGGTCGCTTCAGCAAGCTCGACCCCTACGAGCGCGCACGCAAGCTGCTGTTCGCGGAGGGCATTTCGAACTCGACCATCCTCATCGACCCGGAGCGCCCGAGCATCGACGATCTGGTCGACATGATCACGACCGGCCTGCGCTCGAGCTTCACCTACGCCGGGGCGAGCTCGATTCGAGAGTTCCACGAACGCGCGAAGGTCGGCCTGCAGTCTGCCGCCGGCTACGAGGAAGGCAAGGCGCTGCCGGTGTCGTGGTAG
- a CDS encoding hemolysin family protein: protein MDWLLLAVGILLCFGTGVFVATEFTLVNLDRNDLELRQQRGEKRLGPVISALKHTSTHLSSAQLGITLTTLLTGYTMEPAITNLLGDFFIALGLPADWVSAVGTIVAMIIATVLSMVIGELIPKNFALSLPLQLAKIVVPIQNTFTAVFRPAVRVLNGSANGVIRSMGVEPQEELSGARSAEELSSLVRRSALVGVLEADKAVLLNRTLRFSELSAEDVMTPRSRVQSIQVDASVAQLIQLARATGFSRFPVVDEDVDDITGIAHLKHALAVPRERRASVPVGAIKNDAEFVPETLAVDAVLGQVRREGFQMVIVLDEYGGTAGIVTLEDLVEEIVGDLVDEHDHAAVEIIRRRDRISIDGLLRPDELRERLNVHLDEDGPFETLGGYVMRELGRVPAVGDVVEHPEGRFEVEAMDGRRAARLAFIPGERYVSREEQLRRERGDDAQGSHR from the coding sequence ATGGACTGGTTACTCCTCGCCGTCGGCATTCTTCTCTGCTTCGGCACCGGGGTGTTCGTTGCGACCGAGTTCACGCTCGTGAATCTCGATCGCAACGACCTCGAACTGCGGCAGCAGCGAGGTGAGAAGCGGCTTGGGCCGGTCATCTCAGCTCTGAAACACACGTCGACGCACCTTTCGAGCGCACAGCTCGGCATCACGCTGACGACGCTGCTCACCGGGTACACGATGGAGCCGGCCATCACCAACCTGCTCGGTGACTTCTTTATCGCCCTCGGACTTCCCGCGGATTGGGTCTCGGCCGTGGGCACGATCGTGGCGATGATCATCGCGACGGTGCTCTCAATGGTCATCGGCGAGCTGATCCCGAAAAACTTCGCGCTCTCGCTGCCCTTGCAACTCGCGAAGATCGTGGTGCCAATTCAGAACACGTTCACCGCGGTGTTCCGCCCCGCTGTTCGCGTGCTCAACGGCTCGGCGAACGGCGTGATCCGCTCGATGGGGGTCGAACCGCAGGAAGAGCTCTCGGGCGCCCGGTCAGCCGAGGAACTTTCGAGCCTCGTGCGCCGCAGCGCGCTCGTGGGTGTGCTCGAAGCCGACAAAGCCGTGCTGCTGAACCGCACGCTGCGGTTCAGCGAGCTCTCGGCCGAGGACGTCATGACGCCGCGCTCGCGCGTGCAATCGATCCAGGTTGACGCCTCGGTGGCCCAGCTCATCCAGCTCGCCCGCGCGACGGGCTTCTCCCGGTTCCCAGTGGTCGATGAGGACGTCGACGACATCACCGGCATTGCGCACCTCAAGCACGCCCTCGCCGTGCCGCGCGAGCGGCGGGCGAGCGTACCAGTCGGCGCGATCAAGAACGATGCCGAATTCGTGCCCGAGACGCTGGCGGTGGATGCGGTGCTCGGCCAGGTGCGCCGCGAAGGATTCCAGATGGTGATTGTGCTCGACGAGTACGGCGGCACGGCGGGCATCGTGACGCTTGAGGACCTCGTCGAGGAGATCGTGGGCGACCTGGTCGACGAGCACGACCACGCGGCGGTCGAGATTATTCGTCGCCGCGATCGCATCAGCATCGACGGACTGCTACGTCCTGACGAACTGCGCGAGCGACTCAACGTGCACCTCGACGAGGACGGCCCGTTCGAAACGCTCGGCGGCTACGTCATGCGGGAACTCGGCCGTGTGCCTGCTGTCGGCGACGTCGTGGAGCATCCCGAGGGGCGATTCGAGGTGGAGGCCATGGACGGACGTCGCGCGGCCCGCCTCGCGTTCATTCCGGGGGAGCGCTACGTGAGCCGAGAAGAACAGCTTCGACGTGAGCGGGGCGACGACGCGCAGGGGAGTCACCGATGA
- a CDS encoding hemolysin family protein codes for MSDFMGIVWLVVLLLGNAFFVAAEFAVISARRSQIEPRADRGSKSARTALFAMEHATLMLATTQLGITICSLLILNVSEPALHHLLEGPLSWLGLSTEWVTIVAFVIVLVLVTYLHVVFGEMVPKNLAFSVPDRAVLLLAPPLVFISKVFRPVIWVLNELANLSLRAVGVKPKNEATSAFTFDEVAGIVEQSTREGILTDDAGTLANTFEFTSKRVGEVAVPVGAIRALASDCTPHDLQRAVAEYGFSRYVIADASGPVGYVHIKDVLDVPDDAFDAPLPPASIRSLTSLYEGTDLEDALASLRRTGRHLARVVGKTGTTIGVLFLEDVIEVLVGEVHDATARR; via the coding sequence ATGAGCGATTTCATGGGAATCGTCTGGCTCGTAGTGCTGCTGCTGGGCAACGCCTTCTTCGTAGCCGCCGAGTTTGCCGTCATTTCGGCGCGCCGCTCGCAGATCGAGCCCCGAGCCGACCGTGGCTCGAAGTCGGCTCGCACGGCACTGTTCGCGATGGAGCACGCGACGCTCATGCTCGCGACCACGCAGCTCGGCATCACCATCTGCTCACTGTTGATTCTCAACGTTTCCGAACCTGCGCTGCACCATCTGCTCGAGGGGCCGCTCAGCTGGCTGGGGCTCAGCACCGAGTGGGTCACGATTGTCGCGTTCGTCATCGTGCTCGTGCTCGTCACCTATCTGCACGTCGTGTTCGGCGAGATGGTGCCGAAGAACCTCGCGTTCTCGGTGCCCGACCGAGCGGTGCTACTGCTGGCGCCACCCCTCGTGTTCATCTCGAAGGTGTTCCGGCCAGTCATTTGGGTGCTCAACGAACTCGCGAACCTCTCGCTGCGGGCGGTCGGGGTCAAACCGAAGAACGAGGCGACGAGCGCGTTTACCTTCGACGAGGTCGCGGGCATCGTCGAACAGTCGACCCGCGAGGGCATCCTCACCGACGACGCCGGCACGCTCGCGAACACGTTCGAGTTCACGTCGAAGCGCGTGGGTGAGGTGGCTGTGCCGGTCGGCGCGATCCGCGCCCTCGCGAGCGACTGCACGCCGCACGACCTCCAGCGTGCCGTCGCCGAGTACGGCTTCTCGCGGTACGTCATTGCCGACGCGAGCGGGCCGGTCGGCTATGTGCACATCAAGGACGTGCTTGATGTGCCCGACGACGCATTCGACGCGCCGCTGCCGCCCGCGAGCATCCGGTCGCTCACCTCACTCTATGAGGGCACCGACCTCGAGGACGCGCTGGCCTCGCTGCGCCGCACGGGGCGGCACCTTGCGCGGGTCGTCGGGAAGACCGGCACCACCATCGGGGTGCTCTTCCTCGAAGACGTGATCGAGGTGCTCGTCGGCGAAGTGCACGACGCCACGGCACGGCGCTAG
- a CDS encoding ADP-dependent NAD(P)H-hydrate dehydratase, which yields MIASDDEQRFQAVLAADVRSTLELPGEEDDKYRRGVVQLATGSLTYPGAAVLSAQASCRAGAGMVRYAGPERVAAAVLAVRPEVVHGHGHYQCLVIGSGIPDAREDDRAGLLAEALERGVPAIVDAGALTLVEPGMKGVVVTPHARELAGLMRRLGLADWSAEDVACSEGEAAIEASELLGCTVLLKGRVTYVVEGTDRRKLRAPNSWLATAGTGDVLAGIIGTIVAGQAGRGAPLCLATTVAAGAWLHARAGWLASQRNAGIEVAATTVHAPLSMLDHGPHGGPILASDVATALPGVIAAVLAK from the coding sequence ATGATTGCGTCAGATGATGAGCAGCGGTTCCAGGCAGTGCTGGCCGCCGATGTGCGATCGACCCTCGAGCTGCCAGGCGAAGAGGACGATAAGTACCGTCGGGGCGTCGTGCAGTTGGCGACGGGGTCGCTGACATATCCGGGCGCGGCCGTGCTCAGCGCGCAGGCCTCCTGCCGCGCTGGCGCGGGCATGGTTCGCTACGCGGGCCCCGAGCGCGTGGCTGCGGCCGTGCTTGCGGTTCGGCCCGAAGTCGTGCACGGCCACGGTCACTACCAGTGCCTCGTGATCGGCTCGGGCATTCCGGATGCGCGCGAGGACGACCGCGCGGGCTTGCTCGCTGAAGCCCTCGAGCGGGGCGTCCCGGCCATCGTCGATGCCGGCGCGCTCACGCTCGTCGAACCGGGCATGAAGGGCGTCGTCGTGACCCCGCACGCCCGCGAGCTCGCAGGGCTCATGCGTCGGCTCGGCCTTGCCGACTGGTCAGCCGAAGACGTCGCGTGCTCCGAAGGCGAAGCCGCGATCGAGGCGTCGGAGCTGCTCGGTTGCACCGTGCTGCTCAAGGGCCGCGTCACCTACGTCGTCGAGGGCACCGACCGTCGCAAGCTACGGGCACCGAACTCGTGGCTCGCGACGGCTGGCACAGGGGATGTGCTCGCGGGCATCATTGGCACCATCGTCGCCGGCCAGGCCGGCCGGGGCGCACCGCTCTGCCTGGCGACGACGGTCGCCGCCGGCGCCTGGCTGCACGCCCGAGCCGGTTGGCTTGCATCGCAGCGCAACGCGGGCATCGAGGTGGCCGCGACGACGGTGCACGCGCCGCTGAGCATGCTCGACCACGGCCCGCACGGCGGACCGATCCTTGCCTCCGATGTCGCAACCGCGTTGCCCGGCGTGATCGCGGCGGTGCTCGCGAAATGA
- a CDS encoding glycosyltransferase 87 family protein encodes MTTQNFAPARPRRWTLENELWTLWLLFIGVHALYGWVASWHPSVPFNDVTGVYRGWVESAIATGSFPGVHEPFVYPVGALGPMLLTNLIGPGEAYGLAWMIIVIVLDCIALWWLTMRQNTNVSAGMRRTAAWWWLAFLVLLGPIALGRIDTLTVPIVLIALLEIRSRVRTSGFWLTIGAWFKVWPAAAFAGAFAVIERRWKLVQGALIGCVVVLLPVMVFNGTDGLRNAFSFVTGQTGRGLQLESAAASVFLVFKSLGNSDYEVRFDYDILTQQISGPGVDLVGDLLTPLMFVMVLILLALGFWWHRKGAGMARVFPALLLALVTSFIVFNKVGSPQFMTWLAPIIVLGLVWDGRRFAPLAWISLVIAGLTQYIYPWFYWTVVGAAPIGAFALFIRNALLVVLLVAAVLYMRPLKAERVTKAVGGSATEPASSVDDADASSEEGTVAS; translated from the coding sequence ATGACGACACAGAACTTTGCCCCGGCCCGACCCCGCCGGTGGACGCTCGAGAACGAGCTTTGGACGCTCTGGCTGCTCTTCATCGGGGTGCACGCCTTATACGGCTGGGTGGCCTCGTGGCACCCCTCGGTGCCGTTTAACGACGTCACGGGCGTCTACCGCGGCTGGGTGGAATCGGCGATTGCCACGGGTTCGTTCCCCGGCGTGCATGAACCATTCGTATACCCGGTCGGCGCGCTCGGGCCCATGCTGCTGACCAACCTGATCGGGCCGGGCGAGGCGTATGGCCTCGCCTGGATGATCATCGTCATCGTGCTCGACTGCATCGCCCTGTGGTGGCTCACGATGCGGCAGAACACGAACGTCTCGGCAGGGATGCGGCGCACGGCAGCGTGGTGGTGGCTCGCGTTCCTCGTGCTGCTGGGGCCCATCGCCCTCGGCCGCATCGATACCCTGACGGTGCCGATCGTGCTCATCGCGCTGCTCGAGATCCGCTCGCGGGTGCGCACCTCGGGCTTCTGGCTCACGATCGGCGCCTGGTTCAAGGTCTGGCCGGCCGCCGCGTTTGCTGGCGCGTTCGCGGTCATTGAGCGGCGCTGGAAGCTCGTGCAGGGTGCACTCATCGGCTGCGTCGTGGTGTTGCTTCCGGTCATGGTGTTCAACGGCACCGACGGCCTTCGCAACGCGTTTAGCTTCGTCACCGGTCAGACTGGCCGCGGCCTCCAACTCGAATCGGCCGCCGCGAGCGTCTTCCTCGTGTTCAAGTCGCTCGGCAACAGCGACTACGAGGTGCGTTTCGACTACGACATCCTGACGCAGCAGATCTCGGGCCCCGGCGTCGACCTCGTGGGCGACCTCCTCACGCCGCTCATGTTCGTGATGGTGCTGATCTTGCTCGCGCTTGGTTTCTGGTGGCACCGCAAGGGCGCCGGCATGGCCCGCGTCTTCCCGGCGCTGCTGCTGGCGCTCGTCACCTCGTTCATCGTCTTCAACAAGGTCGGCTCGCCGCAGTTCATGACCTGGCTTGCGCCAATCATCGTGCTCGGGCTGGTCTGGGACGGCCGTCGATTCGCGCCACTCGCGTGGATCTCGCTTGTTATCGCGGGGCTCACGCAGTACATCTACCCGTGGTTCTACTGGACCGTCGTCGGCGCCGCCCCGATTGGCGCGTTCGCGCTGTTCATCCGCAACGCGCTGCTCGTCGTGCTGCTCGTGGCCGCGGTCCTGTACATGCGACCGCTCAAGGCAGAAAGAGTCACGAAGGCCGTGGGTGGCTCAGCGACCGAGCCGGCCTCGAGCGTGGACGACGCGGACGCGAGCTCCGAAGAAGGTACGGTCGCCAGCTAG